In the Clostridium sporogenes genome, one interval contains:
- a CDS encoding glycine--tRNA ligase, with protein sequence MAFEKTMDKVVALSKNRGFVFPGSDIYGGLANSWDYGPLGVELKNNVKKAWWKKFVQESPYNVGLDAAILMNNQVWVASGHVGGFSDPLMDCKECKARFRADKLVEEHMTEQGIEKASADGWSNEKLKQYIDDNGIECPKCKEKNFTDIRQFNLMFKTFQGVTEDAKSEIYLRPETAQGIFVNFKNVQRTSRKKVPFGIAQIGKSFRNEITPGNFTFRTREFEQMELEFFCKPGTDLEWFNYWKEYCWNFLINLGINKDNIRFRDHSKEELSHYSNATSDIEFLFPFGWGELWGVADRTDFDLKQHMEHSGEDLNYLDPTTKERYVPYCIEPSLGADRVILAFLADAYDEEELEGGDVRNVLHLHPALAAFKAAVLPLSKKLSDKAKEVYSMLSKNFNIDYDEAGSIGKRYRREDEIGTPYCITVDFDTIEDNTVTIRDRDTMDQIRVNINELEKFIEDKLQF encoded by the coding sequence ATGGCTTTTGAAAAAACTATGGATAAAGTGGTTGCTTTAAGTAAAAATAGAGGATTTGTATTTCCAGGATCTGATATATACGGAGGATTAGCAAATTCATGGGATTATGGTCCATTAGGAGTAGAACTAAAGAATAATGTAAAAAAAGCTTGGTGGAAAAAATTTGTTCAAGAAAGTCCATACAATGTTGGATTAGATGCAGCTATTTTAATGAATAACCAAGTTTGGGTAGCATCTGGACATGTAGGAGGATTTTCTGATCCTTTAATGGATTGTAAAGAATGTAAGGCAAGATTTAGAGCAGACAAACTAGTAGAAGAGCATATGACAGAACAAGGTATTGAAAAAGCTAGTGCAGATGGTTGGTCAAATGAAAAATTAAAACAATATATAGATGATAATGGAATAGAATGTCCAAAGTGTAAAGAAAAAAACTTTACAGATATAAGACAATTTAATTTAATGTTTAAGACATTTCAAGGGGTAACAGAAGATGCAAAGTCAGAAATATACTTAAGACCAGAAACAGCTCAAGGTATATTTGTTAATTTCAAAAATGTTCAAAGAACATCTAGAAAGAAAGTTCCATTTGGTATTGCTCAAATAGGAAAATCTTTTAGAAATGAAATAACTCCAGGAAATTTCACATTTAGAACTAGAGAATTTGAACAAATGGAGTTAGAATTTTTCTGTAAGCCAGGAACAGACTTGGAATGGTTTAATTATTGGAAAGAGTATTGCTGGAATTTCTTAATAAATTTAGGTATAAACAAAGATAATATAAGATTTAGAGATCATAGTAAAGAAGAATTATCTCATTACAGTAATGCAACATCAGATATAGAATTTTTATTCCCATTTGGTTGGGGAGAACTATGGGGAGTTGCTGATAGAACAGATTTTGACTTAAAACAACATATGGAACATTCAGGTGAAGATCTAAATTATTTAGACCCAACAACTAAGGAAAGATATGTACCATATTGTATAGAACCATCTTTAGGAGCAGATAGAGTTATTTTAGCATTCTTAGCAGATGCTTATGATGAAGAAGAATTAGAAGGTGGAGATGTAAGAAATGTACTACATTTACATCCAGCTTTAGCTGCATTTAAAGCTGCAGTATTACCACTTAGCAAAAAACTTTCTGATAAAGCAAAAGAAGTTTACAGTATGCTAAGTAAAAACTTTAATATAGATTATGATGAAGCAGGTAGTATAGGAAAAAGATATAGAAGAGAAGATGAAATAGGAACACCTTATTGTATAACAGTAGATTTTGATACAATAGAAGATAATACAGTTACTATAAGAGATAGAGATACTATGGATCAAATAAGAGTTAATATAAATGAATTAGAAAAATTTATAGAGGATAAATTACAATTCTAG
- the murD gene encoding UDP-N-acetylmuramoyl-L-alanine--D-glutamate ligase — translation MKSDFSKFKDYIKYKKVAVVGIGVSNRPLIKFLVKLGAEVTAFDKKHREKLGSISSELEGIGVNLVLGEDYLDKLDGYDIIFKTPSMRIDRPEFVKAKEAGAYITSEMEEFIKYCPAKIFGITGSDGKTTTTTLIYEILRKEGYKTWVGGNIGTPLFANIEEIKENHMVVLELSSFQLMTMDVSPQISLITNLSPNHLDVHKDFQEYVDAKKNIFKHQENNDLLVLNKDDKLTDEMKKESLGKILKFSLVEKLNDGACLIDDKLTVLGKEVCHSKDVKLKGRHNIANLLAAFCMVNKYVSIDSMKYVATNFSGVEHRCEFIREVNGVKYYNDSIASSPSRTLAGLNAFEKPVILIAGGYDKKIPFEPLAEGGYDKIKTLILMGDTKNKIKAAFEKVILDKKSNMKIVTVDSMEEAVKMAYKISEEGDIITLSPACASFDMYPNFEIRGNEFKNIVNGL, via the coding sequence ATGAAAAGTGATTTTTCTAAGTTTAAGGATTACATTAAATATAAAAAAGTAGCAGTGGTAGGCATAGGAGTAAGTAATAGACCTTTAATAAAATTTTTAGTTAAATTAGGGGCTGAAGTAACTGCCTTTGACAAAAAACATAGAGAAAAATTAGGTAGTATAAGTAGTGAACTAGAAGGAATAGGTGTAAATCTAGTGTTAGGGGAAGACTACTTAGATAAATTAGATGGATATGATATTATATTTAAAACTCCCTCTATGAGAATAGATAGACCAGAGTTTGTTAAAGCAAAAGAAGCAGGAGCTTATATAACATCAGAAATGGAAGAGTTCATTAAATACTGTCCAGCTAAGATTTTTGGTATAACAGGAAGCGATGGAAAAACAACCACTACAACATTGATTTATGAGATTCTAAGGAAAGAAGGATATAAAACATGGGTAGGGGGAAATATAGGAACCCCTTTATTTGCTAATATTGAAGAAATAAAAGAAAATCATATGGTAGTATTAGAACTATCAAGTTTTCAACTTATGACAATGGATGTATCACCACAAATTTCTTTAATAACTAATTTAAGTCCTAATCACTTAGATGTGCATAAAGATTTCCAAGAATATGTAGATGCGAAAAAGAACATATTTAAACATCAAGAAAATAATGATCTATTAGTATTGAATAAAGATGATAAATTAACTGATGAAATGAAGAAGGAATCTTTAGGGAAAATCTTAAAATTCAGTCTTGTAGAAAAGTTAAATGATGGAGCATGTTTGATAGATGATAAGCTTACAGTACTAGGAAAGGAAGTTTGCCATTCAAAAGATGTAAAACTTAAAGGTAGACACAATATAGCAAATTTATTAGCAGCTTTTTGCATGGTAAATAAATATGTATCAATAGATAGTATGAAATATGTGGCTACAAATTTCTCAGGTGTAGAGCATAGATGTGAATTTATAAGAGAAGTTAATGGAGTTAAATACTATAATGATTCAATAGCATCAAGTCCTAGTAGAACTCTAGCAGGATTGAATGCTTTTGAAAAACCAGTAATATTAATAGCTGGTGGATATGATAAAAAAATACCTTTTGAGCCTTTAGCAGAAGGTGGTTATGACAAAATCAAAACTTTAATATTAATGGGTGATACTAAAAATAAAATAAAGGCAGCTTTTGAAAAAGTAATTTTAGATAAAAAGAGTAATATGAAAATAGTTACAGTAGATAGTATGGAGGAAGCTGTAAAAATGGCATATAAGATATCAGAAGAGGGAGATATAATAACTTTATCTCCAGCTTGTGCTAGTTTTGATATGTATCCTAACTTTGAAATAAGAGGAAATGAATTTAAGAATATAGTAAATGGTTTATAA
- the fusA gene encoding elongation factor G, producing MNYSTTNLRNIGIIGHSGSGKTSLTEAILYFTNMVDRLGTIEEGNTVSDYDTEEKKRRISISTTIQPCQWKDIKINLIDMPGYFDFSGEKIQGLKATDIAIIVLSATGNMHVETEKSWNYTTKEKIPKVFYINKLDKENMDFESTLNKLREIYGVSVVPVQYPIGKEENFKGVINVVSNKATIFNEKTGSEETKEVPNELLDKVDEYKNMIVEAVAETDEKLLEKYFSEGTLSDKDIHEGLMLGTARGEIVPVMCGSATKAIGIESFLKDIVQWFPSPIEGKQMEGLDNVNKESIEIHCNEKEPFSAIVFKTIIDPFIGRLSLLKVMSGVLNEESSIYNPTKDKKEKVGKLYFLRGKQQIQTDKIIAGDIGAASKLQYSSTGDTLCDLKRKIVLENINFPKANMTMSALPKSKNDEDKMFYALDKLVEEDPTICISRDLENAETLISGMGDIHLEVTANKVKNKFGTEIVLNTPKIPYRETIKSVSKVQGKHKKQSGGHGQYGDVFIKFEPNKDGEFEFVNNIVGGVVPKQYIPAVEDGILECMKKGVLAEYPVIGIKATIYDGSYHSVDSSEMAFKIAASIAFKKGIKEAKPTLLEPIMHLEVISSKEYMGDIIGDINRKRGKILGMEQEENNLEKIIAEVPQGEILNYATDLRSITQGMGEFSLSFERYDEILDPIEVEKVLAGKDKI from the coding sequence ATGAATTATAGCACCACCAATCTAAGGAATATAGGCATAATTGGACATAGTGGATCAGGAAAAACTTCTTTAACAGAAGCTATTTTGTATTTCACGAATATGGTGGATAGATTAGGTACCATAGAAGAAGGTAATACTGTATCTGATTATGATACAGAAGAAAAAAAGCGTAGAATATCCATATCTACAACAATACAGCCATGTCAATGGAAAGATATAAAAATTAATTTGATTGATATGCCTGGTTATTTTGATTTTTCAGGAGAAAAAATTCAAGGTTTAAAAGCTACTGATATTGCTATTATAGTATTATCAGCAACAGGTAACATGCATGTTGAAACAGAAAAATCTTGGAATTATACAACAAAAGAGAAAATACCTAAAGTATTTTATATAAATAAATTAGATAAAGAAAATATGGATTTTGAAAGCACCCTAAATAAACTTAGAGAGATATATGGTGTATCTGTAGTGCCTGTTCAATATCCTATAGGAAAAGAGGAAAATTTTAAAGGGGTAATTAATGTTGTTTCTAATAAGGCAACAATATTTAATGAAAAAACAGGTAGTGAAGAGACAAAAGAAGTACCAAATGAATTATTAGATAAAGTAGATGAGTATAAAAATATGATTGTAGAAGCTGTAGCTGAAACAGATGAGAAGCTTTTAGAAAAATATTTTAGTGAAGGTACTCTCAGTGATAAAGACATACATGAAGGATTAATGTTAGGAACTGCTAGGGGAGAAATAGTACCAGTGATGTGCGGTTCTGCTACAAAAGCCATAGGTATTGAAAGCTTTTTAAAAGATATAGTCCAATGGTTTCCATCACCCATAGAAGGAAAACAGATGGAGGGATTGGATAATGTAAATAAAGAGAGTATAGAAATACATTGCAATGAGAAAGAGCCGTTTTCAGCAATAGTTTTTAAAACTATTATAGATCCTTTTATAGGTAGATTGTCATTGCTTAAAGTTATGAGTGGAGTATTAAATGAAGAAAGCTCTATTTATAATCCAACAAAAGATAAAAAAGAGAAGGTAGGTAAATTATATTTTTTACGAGGTAAACAGCAAATTCAGACAGATAAAATAATTGCAGGAGATATAGGAGCAGCAAGCAAATTGCAATATAGTTCCACAGGAGATACGTTATGTGATCTAAAAAGAAAAATAGTATTAGAAAATATAAACTTTCCTAAAGCTAATATGACTATGTCAGCATTACCTAAATCAAAAAATGATGAAGATAAAATGTTTTATGCTTTAGATAAATTAGTAGAAGAGGATCCTACTATATGTATAAGTAGAGATTTAGAAAATGCGGAAACATTAATATCAGGTATGGGAGATATACATTTAGAAGTAACAGCAAATAAGGTGAAGAATAAATTCGGTACAGAAATAGTATTAAATACGCCTAAGATTCCATATAGAGAAACCATAAAATCTGTATCTAAAGTTCAAGGAAAACATAAAAAGCAATCTGGTGGGCATGGACAGTATGGAGATGTATTTATAAAATTTGAACCAAATAAAGATGGGGAGTTTGAGTTTGTAAATAATATAGTTGGAGGGGTAGTTCCAAAGCAATATATTCCTGCAGTGGAGGACGGCATTTTAGAATGCATGAAAAAAGGTGTGTTAGCCGAATACCCTGTTATAGGAATTAAAGCTACAATATATGATGGGTCATATCATTCAGTAGATTCATCTGAAATGGCTTTTAAAATTGCAGCTTCTATTGCATTTAAAAAAGGTATAAAGGAAGCTAAGCCAACTTTGTTAGAACCTATAATGCATTTAGAAGTAATATCATCAAAGGAATATATGGGAGATATTATAGGTGATATAAACAGAAAAAGAGGCAAAATTTTAGGTATGGAACAAGAAGAAAATAATCTAGAAAAAATTATAGCAGAAGTGCCACAGGGAGAAATATTGAATTATGCTACAGATTTAAGAAGTATAACTCAAGGTATGGGTGAATTTTCCTTAAGCTTTGAAAGATATGATGAAATTTTAGATCCTATTGAAGTTGAAAAAGTATTGGCTGGTAAAGACAAGATATAA
- a CDS encoding UvrB/UvrC motif-containing protein, with product MLCDKCNKNNATVHITKVINGHKEEVNLCESCAKQEQGIGITDNLNLMSSFSVQNILANILDYMNKPQEKNISYEITCPHCGTTYNEFKMKGLLGCSECYKVFNNSIIPIIKRIHGSVEHTGKIPEKSGQYIIKQKKLQKLKNKLQECIKEEEYERAAAIRDEIKLLENEKGEEA from the coding sequence ATGTTATGTGATAAATGTAATAAAAATAATGCAACGGTTCATATAACAAAAGTTATAAATGGACATAAGGAAGAAGTTAATCTGTGTGAAAGTTGTGCAAAACAAGAGCAAGGAATAGGAATAACAGATAATCTTAATCTTATGTCATCTTTTTCAGTTCAAAATATATTAGCTAATATATTAGATTATATGAATAAGCCTCAAGAAAAAAATATAAGTTATGAAATTACTTGTCCTCATTGTGGAACAACATATAATGAATTTAAGATGAAAGGATTATTAGGGTGCAGTGAGTGCTATAAAGTTTTTAATAACAGTATAATTCCAATAATAAAAAGAATTCATGGAAGTGTAGAGCATACAGGGAAAATTCCTGAAAAGTCAGGACAATATATAATAAAGCAAAAGAAATTACAAAAGTTAAAAAATAAATTGCAAGAATGCATTAAAGAAGAAGAATATGAAAGAGCAGCAGCAATAAGAGATGAGATAAAGTTATTAGAAAATGAAAAAGGGGAGGAGGCATAA
- the lysS gene encoding lysine--tRNA ligase, which yields MSKEDNVMNNFEEQANELMKERFQKLKELQSNGKDPFDVYKVERTHTSKEVKENYEELEGKTVTVAGRLMSKRVHGKAGFSDIHDRYGKIQLYIKINDVGEEKLKEYKTFDIGDIISVTGTVFKTKTGETSIHITDFQLVCKSLRPLPEKWHGLKDPDLRYRQRYVDLIINQDVRDTFIKRTAIIKAMREFLDNRGFLEVETPILSPIAGGAAAKPFITHHNALDIDMYLRIATELYLKRLIVGGFEKVYEIGKNFRNEGIDIRHNPEFTAIELYEAYADYNDMMEITENMVAYICEKVLGTTKVQYEGTEIDFTPPWRRLTMVDAVKEYAGVDFNSIKDDEEARTIAKEKHVEFKKELKDCTKGDVLIGLFEEFCEDKLMQPTFICDYPVENSPLTKKKRGNEAFTERFEGFVFGREVCNAYSELNDSIVQKERFMQQLKERELGDDEAYMMDDDFITSLEVGMPPTGGLGIGIDRLIMFLTDTHSIRDVILFPTMKPQSNNK from the coding sequence GTGTCAAAGGAAGATAATGTGATGAACAACTTTGAAGAACAAGCAAATGAATTAATGAAGGAAAGGTTTCAAAAGCTAAAAGAACTTCAGTCTAATGGTAAAGATCCATTTGATGTTTATAAGGTTGAAAGAACCCATACTTCAAAAGAAGTAAAAGAAAACTATGAAGAATTAGAAGGAAAAACTGTTACAGTAGCAGGAAGACTTATGTCTAAAAGGGTTCATGGAAAAGCTGGTTTTTCAGATATACATGATAGATATGGAAAAATTCAATTATACATAAAGATAAATGATGTAGGAGAAGAAAAGCTTAAAGAATATAAAACTTTTGATATAGGCGATATAATAAGTGTAACAGGAACAGTTTTTAAAACTAAAACAGGAGAAACATCAATACACATAACAGATTTTCAATTAGTTTGTAAATCTTTAAGACCATTACCAGAAAAATGGCATGGATTGAAGGATCCAGATTTAAGATATAGACAAAGATATGTAGATTTAATAATAAATCAAGATGTAAGAGATACTTTTATAAAAAGAACAGCTATAATTAAAGCTATGAGAGAATTCTTAGATAATAGAGGATTTTTAGAAGTAGAAACACCAATATTATCACCAATAGCAGGTGGAGCAGCAGCTAAACCATTTATAACTCATCATAATGCTTTAGATATAGATATGTATCTTAGAATAGCTACTGAATTATATTTAAAAAGATTAATAGTAGGTGGCTTTGAAAAAGTATATGAAATTGGTAAAAACTTTAGAAATGAAGGAATAGATATAAGACATAATCCAGAATTTACAGCTATAGAATTATATGAAGCTTATGCAGATTATAATGATATGATGGAAATAACAGAAAATATGGTTGCTTATATATGTGAAAAAGTTTTAGGAACAACTAAAGTTCAATATGAAGGAACAGAAATAGATTTTACACCACCATGGAGAAGATTAACTATGGTAGATGCTGTAAAGGAATATGCGGGAGTAGATTTTAACTCTATAAAAGATGATGAAGAGGCAAGAACAATTGCAAAAGAAAAACATGTAGAATTTAAGAAAGAATTAAAGGATTGTACAAAAGGTGACGTACTTATAGGATTATTTGAAGAATTCTGTGAAGACAAGTTAATGCAACCTACTTTTATTTGTGATTATCCAGTAGAAAATTCACCTCTTACAAAGAAAAAGAGAGGAAATGAAGCATTTACAGAAAGATTTGAAGGATTTGTATTTGGAAGAGAAGTATGTAATGCATATTCTGAATTAAATGATTCTATAGTTCAAAAAGAAAGATTTATGCAACAATTAAAGGAAAGAGAATTAGGTGATGATGAAGCTTATATGATGGATGACGATTTTATAACTTCATTAGAAGTAGGTATGCCGCCAACAGGTGGATTAGGAATAGGTATTGATAGATTAATAATGTTCTTAACAGATACACATTCTATAAGAGACGTTATATTATTCCCAACTATGAAACCACAATCTAACAATAAATAG
- a CDS encoding CtsR family transcriptional regulator, producing the protein MIFMARLSDIIEDFIKEMFQENNESELQIRRNELANYFSCAPSQINYVLTTRFTEDKGYYIESKRGGGGCIIIRRIEFTSNKNLKEIIVDKIGNSITYDNAINIIHGLVETNVITEREAIIMKIAINDRVFGNIDISKNMLRANILKNIIMVII; encoded by the coding sequence ATGATATTTATGGCTAGATTATCTGATATAATAGAGGATTTTATAAAAGAAATGTTTCAAGAAAATAATGAATCAGAATTGCAAATAAGAAGAAATGAATTGGCTAATTATTTTAGCTGTGCACCATCTCAAATAAATTATGTTTTAACTACTAGGTTTACAGAAGATAAGGGTTATTACATAGAAAGCAAGAGGGGTGGTGGAGGCTGTATTATAATTAGGCGTATAGAATTCACTAGCAATAAAAACTTAAAAGAGATTATAGTGGATAAAATAGGAAACAGTATTACATACGATAATGCAATAAATATTATACATGGATTAGTGGAAACAAATGTTATAACAGAAAGAGAAGCTATTATAATGAAGATTGCTATAAATGATAGAGTGTTTGGAAATATTGATATAAGTAAAAATATGTTAAGGGCTAATATACTAAAAAATATAATTATGGTTATAATTTAA
- the greA gene encoding transcription elongation factor GreA has protein sequence MSEAKKYVMTYEGVKKLEEELEYLKTVKRKEITEKIKVALSFGDLSENSEYDEAKNEQAFVEGRIIQLENMLKNASIIDENEVPKDIVSVGSIVKVKDYEFDEEVDYIIVGSAEADPMNNKISNESPVGCGLIGKKVGDIIEITVPDGVSKYEILEVNRA, from the coding sequence ATGAGCGAAGCAAAAAAATATGTTATGACTTATGAAGGGGTAAAGAAATTAGAAGAAGAGTTAGAATATTTAAAAACGGTAAAAAGAAAAGAAATAACAGAAAAAATAAAGGTAGCTCTTTCATTTGGGGATTTAAGTGAAAATTCAGAATATGATGAAGCTAAAAATGAACAAGCTTTTGTAGAAGGAAGAATAATACAATTAGAAAATATGCTAAAGAATGCTAGTATAATTGATGAAAACGAAGTGCCTAAAGATATAGTAAGTGTAGGCTCTATAGTAAAAGTTAAAGATTATGAATTTGATGAAGAAGTTGACTATATAATTGTAGGCTCTGCTGAAGCTGACCCTATGAATAATAAAATATCTAACGAATCACCAGTAGGATGTGGGTTAATAGGTAAAAAGGTTGGAGATATAATAGAAATAACAGTCCCAGATGGTGTTAGTAAGTATGAAATATTAGAAGTTAATAGAGCATAG
- a CDS encoding protein arginine kinase: MNENKENHLLNDNMVLSSRIRLARNIDKAPFPNKIDNKNGRDIIYKIENEFYKEVTKDEFKTIYLWNLEKKEISSLLEKHIISFNLINNIDKAAVIIDSSEENSIMINEEDHIRIQSITKGFNLEKAFEKANNIDNMIEKNIDLAFDKDLGYLTSCPTNIGTGLRASVMIHLPALSMNNRMSALLNAISQLGMTVRGIYGEGSKALGNIYQISNQITLGLDETEIINNLKAVINQIINEENIARQKFIESYEYEIKDKIYRSLALLESAILLDNLECLNYISNVKLVIEMSIIKDIDENVINKLIVDTQPANLNKIYDKEMTEKESRYYRAMLVKERLKKQRVKEGD, from the coding sequence ATGAATGAAAATAAAGAAAATCATTTACTGAATGATAATATGGTTTTAAGTAGTAGAATAAGATTAGCTAGAAATATAGACAAGGCACCCTTCCCAAATAAAATAGATAATAAAAATGGTAGAGATATTATATATAAAATAGAAAATGAATTTTATAAAGAAGTGACAAAAGATGAATTTAAAACTATATATTTATGGAATCTAGAAAAAAAAGAAATTAGTTCATTGTTAGAAAAGCATATTATAAGTTTTAACTTAATTAATAATATAGATAAAGCAGCTGTAATAATAGATAGTTCTGAGGAAAATAGTATTATGATAAATGAAGAAGATCATATTAGAATACAGAGTATAACAAAGGGTTTCAATCTAGAAAAAGCATTTGAAAAAGCAAATAATATTGATAATATGATTGAAAAGAATATAGATTTAGCTTTCGACAAAGATTTAGGGTATCTAACATCTTGTCCAACAAATATAGGAACTGGATTAAGAGCTTCTGTTATGATACATTTGCCAGCCCTTTCTATGAATAATAGAATGTCTGCATTATTAAATGCTATAAGCCAATTAGGTATGACAGTAAGAGGTATTTACGGGGAAGGATCTAAAGCTTTAGGAAATATATATCAAATATCAAATCAGATCACCTTAGGATTAGATGAAACGGAGATAATAAATAATTTAAAGGCAGTAATAAATCAAATAATAAATGAAGAAAATATAGCTAGACAAAAATTCATAGAAAGTTATGAATATGAAATAAAGGATAAGATATATAGATCTTTAGCATTGCTAGAATCAGCAATACTATTGGATAATTTAGAATGTCTAAATTATATATCTAATGTAAAGTTAGTTATAGAGATGTCAATAATAAAGGATATAGATGAGAATGTAATTAATAAATTAATAGTAGATACTCAACCGGCTAATTTAAATAAAATTTATGATAAAGAAATGACTGAAAAAGAGAGTAGATATTATAGAGCAATGTTAGTTAAAGAAAGATTAAAAAAACAAAGGGTTAAGGAGGGTGATTAA